The DNA window TCAATCCCCAACACATAATGAGCTTCTCCCAAATCCTTCATATCAAAGTGACTTTTTAGCATGGTCTTAGTTTCTGAGAGTAACTGAGAACTAGTGCTTGCCAACaagatgtcatccacataaagaaccatgaaaatgaaatttgatttgACCATTCTCATGTATATGCAGTTGTCTATCTTATTTTCAGTGAAACCAAAACATGTCACAACATTATCAAACTTCTTATACCATTGTCTCGAAGCTTGTTTAAGGCCATAAATGGACTTGTTAAGTTTGCACACCCAATTTTCCTTCCCCCTTTCAAAGAATCGAAGGGGTTGTTTCATGTAGATATGTTCATCCAATCCTCCATTCAAGAAGGCtgttttaacatccatttgatggAGTTCCAAATTGAACTGTGTTGGTAGTGCCATTATCACACGAAATGAATCCTTGGTTGACACTAAAGAAAAAGTTTCTGTATAATCCACCCCTTCTCTTTTAGTAAACCACTTCACTACTAATCTGGCTTTGTACCTGTCCACTTTGCCTTCAGAATCTCTTTTAGTCTTAAAAATCCACTTGCATCCAACAACTGTTGCATTTGGTGGACTCTCCACCAAATTCCATACGTGGTTACTTGCCATGGAAACCAACTCATCATCCATTGCAGCTTTCCATTGTGAAGCATAAGGACTTGACATAGCTTCTTGGTAAGTGAGTGGATCATCCACATCTCCAACATCGTAGTCAATCTCTTGCAGATACACCATGTAATCATCCGAAATTGCTGGTTTCTTTAGTCTTGAAGATTTTCTAGTTGGGAGCAGTGGGGGTTCATTATTAACTGATAATGTAGGCTGAGATGGACCTACAACTACactggtggatggttgatccccACTTTCAAAGACTAATGGTAGGGCTAGTATTGGAGAGAGTTGAGGAATCTCAGTAATGGTTGGGAGAGAAGCTTCAGTTGGTGCAGTGAAATGCAAATTATCAACGAATGGCATTGTCACAAGGACAAAGTATTCATGGCACTTGGGACCGGGGAATAACATGGTTCTTCTTCACTTACTTCTTCAAAGACAATGGAAGTAGCTGCACCAACTCCATTGTGATGAATATCTTCAATGAATTTTGCATTGTGACTTTCCATAATTCTGGTATGAGCATGAGGACAGTAAAACCAAAAACCCTTCGATTTTTCTGCATAACCAACAAAGTAGCAAAAAGTGGTCTTCAAAtccaattttctttcatttggaTTGTACAATCTGGCTTCACATTTACATCCCCATGTGTGAAAATGATTGAAACTAGGATTTCTTCCTATTCAAGCTTCAAATGGTGTGATTAGGACAGCTTTAGTAGGCACTCGATTAAGGATATAGTTAGCTATCTTGATTGCCTCACCCCATAAGAATTCAGGTAGTTTAGCAAATGAATACATGCTCCTTACCATGTCTTTTAAGTGTCCGATTGTGCCTCTCAGCCACTCCATTCTGTGATGGTGTACCTGGGGTTGTGTATTGAGCCACGATACCCTCTTGCTGCAGGTATAACGCAAACGCTCCCTTAATTTGTCCTTGTTCTGTGTATCTCCCAAAAAACTTACCTCCACGATCAAACCttactattttaatttgtttatccAATAGTTTTTCAACCTCAAGtttaaagattttaaaacagtTTAGAGTTTGAGATTTGTCCGAGATAAAAAACAAATAGGTAtatcttgaaaaatcatcaatgaaaagaagaaagtaGAGTTCCCACATATTGTTTTTGTTGGgaatggaccacacacatctgtgTGAATGATCTCTAAAAGATCATTACTTCTTTTGGCCTTACTTTTGTTGGTTAAATTAGTGGTTTTGCCCTTGAAGCAATCTATGCAATTCTCAATATCAGATATGTCAACATTTGGCAATGCACTGTCTTTTATTAGTCTCAACATCCTAGCTTTGGAGATATGCCCtaaccttcgatgccaaagcATTGAGGATGAGTCATTTGTGAGCATTCTCTATAGAGTTGTGTTAACAACATTGAGACAATCATAATTATAAGTGCATTCAATTTGCCAAAGATCACCATTTGGAAAAGCATAGCCAATAACACTGTCAAACTGGTCTTTAACATAAAATCTTATTTGAGTAGCATCTCCTATATAAGAGAAGCCATGTTTAACAAACTGAGTTACTGAAAACAAATTCATTCTAATTGAAGGTACATACAATACATTATGTAAAGTTAAAACATATCCAGTTGACAATACCCACAGCTTCAACCACGACTTTATTCTCATTTCTAACATAAACATTATAGGACTCTTTAATTGTCTCCTTCTGGCTTTGAAATCCTTGCAAAGAGTTGGTTATATGGATGGAGCATCCAGTGTCAAACCACCAAGGGTTTTGTAGTATAAAAATCATATTTGATTCAACTGTCACAAAAACATCAAAAACTGTTTTACCTTTCTGAAGTAACCACACTTTAAAAACAGGACAGTTCTTTCTCAAGTGTTCAGTTGATTGACAATGAAAACACTTTTTAAAATGAGGTTTGTGAACCTGTAAACCTTGAGATGAGGAGGCTCCATTATTTTTGGCAGATACACCAGAACTCTTGAACTGCTTCTTGGAACCAAATGTGGATGGTGCTATGCTCCGAAGGTTAAATGGCTTGGTCCCCTTATAATTATCATTTTTGGCAAGCATGATCTGCTTTCCCTTTCCTTTTGCAGTGTTGGCAAGGTTGACCAATTCCATTTTCTCGGTTTTGGATCTTTTCAGTCTGTCTTCCTCTTGCCAACAGATAGCAATCAACTCATTAACACTCCAAGTTTCTTTTTGAGTGATATAGTTCACCTTGATTTGATCATATTCACCAGGCAAAGAGTACAAGGTCATGTGCACTAGAAATTGGTCAGTGATACCAATCTCCATGGCATTCAGTTTGTTAGAAAGATTCACCATTTTCAACAAATGTTCACGCACACTTCCTGAACCATCGAACTTGCTATTGATAAGTGCAGAAAGATGTGCCCCCACTTCAGCCTTATCTGACCTCTTGTACTTCTCTTCGATCATTGCCATATAATCCTTGGCTAAATCACAACTTGTAATGCCACCTCGGATATGCTCTTCCATTACATTCTGCATAATGAGAAGAGACATCTGATTTGCCCTCTCCCATCTTGCAAAATGATCTCTCTCTTGAGGAGTGCTGCTATCAACCAAGGCAGATGGTTGAGGGGACTTAAAAGCTATGTTAAACTCAAGCATTCCCAGATTCATTTCAATCTGTTGCTTCCAAGTTTTGAAGTTGGTGCCATTCAATTTCTCGATGTTAACAAGATTTAGCATATTGAAATCTGCATGTATATACATTTggtttgaaaatcataagtttTGTAAGCAAGAACATTTCTTAATTGTCTTGTTACACTAAAACATATGAAACCAGCCACACCTTCGGGCAAGAAACTGTTCATATAAGATTATAATTTTCAAAGTTTGCATAGCTAAATATAAATATCATGGTCTGTATGTATGACTACACCTTTAGGCAAGAAGAAATACACCATTACATGACATTCATCATTCACTATACATCAATCCATAATGATCCTAGTATATATAAATTTCTTTAGAAATTTGTTCAACTTGATAGTATTATGAACCGCTATTTTAAGTATTCTTAATTGTAATCATAAGAACTTAAGATTGGATCTAACACTTTGGTGGAAGATGCAATGTAATCAAATGACAACAGTACTTAAAATCATTAGTATCAACACCAGAATGATATCATACAGCCTTGAAAATATATAAGGCATCATGCTTCATGATTCTCAATGGGAATCAAATTATGAATCATCATACTATACTACAGATAGATACAAATATTGAAAGAATAAAAGCAATGCAAAAATAATGTAGTTTGCAACATAAAGCTGCAGTAATCGATATAATTGTCATGCGCATGAAATATTTAATACAGTTATAGCAGCGGAAGATTGTAGTCATAATACATGTATAATCATGCAAGAGTTTGAATGgtggggctctgataccacatgttagTCCTTCTAGAGATCATAACCATCAAACTCTAATTTGTGTATAGAGAATCTATCGCTTGAGCAACATAATACAGTAATACCACCTTCGCTTGAGCAACAAAATGTAGTAATACCACCGCTTGAGCGGTAGAACACACCACTTAAGCGGCAGAACATAGTAATACCACCGCTTGAGCGATAGAACACACCGCTTGAGCGGCAGAACATTACATTAAAGGTTGATAACACTAACCTACATTTGACGCTATGAAGATCACTGCAGCAATACAACCTTCTTCTCTCTTGTGTGATCGAAAATATTTCCAAACTCTCAATGGGACGAGTTTATGTCTAAATCTGAAATGgtaaacatgtttttcacaccGAGAGAATGGACCAtatcactatatatatatatatatatatatatatatatatatatatatatacttgtagTAGTTCCTTCCTCCCATCAAGAAAGGAGTTACCACCAGTTACATCTTAATGTAACTgtccaattcaaattaatttgaatctcCTTAAGTTTCCCTCCAAGTCTTAATTCCGGAaactacattattacattaGTTAGGCTAAGTTCAATATATATAACTCACTTAACTTATAATATTACACTTGTCAAATGTTTGATGAAACCCACATTAAGTTTCTTACACCCGGTTCTCACATTTGTTATGCTCTCCTTCTCTTTTAGGCCATAAAGTTGTGCTGTACTGAAATAAATTCTTTCCAATTCTTTAAATTATCGAATTCATGGCCCTTAATTCCTTCAATTAAAGGatttaatcaatatattaaaccCATGTAGAAGGTAttactgtttgggttaaaacttgaactttgggcttgAAAGGGAGTTAGCCCAAAATGAGGTCCAGAATAAAGGAAGCCCGAGGCTCAGCCAAAACCCAGAAGGGGGAAGAGGCCTTTTTCCCGACTAAGTGCAGATCACTCAAGCCACCTGCTCACCTATCTAGgggtcaagtggtgtagactagcTAGCTAATCAGCctaaaagtactttacaatggcaggacaagtaaaaagctgatgagtcactaccttTCAGAGGCATTCGGGTAAGATCAATACTGCAGGCAGCCAAGCTAAAtcatctataaaaggagaaagaaaaatcagagataaggacaatcaatcaaacaaacaaatacacaaactctgctcaagctagatttgcatacgaagttgtagtcagcacaaagccttcatccttttcgggatcaaccttcaccagaaaagcctttgtaaaagctctgctaccttgtttaaatcttgttgtagtatcgattctctCCTATAAACTTATCTCTCAATCTCCCCTTCTAGCCTTCAAACCGtttgtaaatcacaaagagaggaagttgcaagacaatcagccttgcccgacctcCTTTGTTTtagtcttttcattcataaatctaGTAATATAACGTATATTTCCATCtgcatccaagttatttctagccagtttatgattaaaagacttctaagttctaaccatTCGGGCAGACAAGATTGAtcaattaaaagtccttggtctcaaggcataaaaaagaactttatgtacttaacccatccacgacagtccttgataacaagaaatctgaagttacttgggggcgcaagtaattagcctattttcttagttttacttctgttatatcatgattaccacagaacgcttgagtatagaattaattctgatgggaagcctcaaggcctatacctaaggcccgacaaaggcacctttctGAATTCGTTCTGCTCTGCGGGCTAGGGCGATTAAAGTATAACGGTTGTGATACTTCCGCAACAATAAAACAACCAAtatatgttcgagtacttgGTTAGTTCTGGttagaagcctcaaggcctacacctaaggccccacaaaggcacctatcagAATTAAATTGGTCTCTCGGACATATATAATCAAACAACTGAACATCAgttttacatctgtcatgctaaagatggcagtagCACGCTTGAatatttaaagttaattttgattgtgagtctcaaggcctacacctaaggccctacaaatgCACCTTTTAGAATTAACTCTATCCTTCTCTTACAGCTCGCCAATAAGTAGAAGCCCGACAGACgatatcaaccggcgccaacctctcggggagctgtgtgctcgttggcCAGGAAACGTCCCCACTGGATATTCCCCCAAACGAACAATTACATTGCTAGGATTTTCCCAATTTGAATCAACTACGTAACCAGTTTTCAGCCTTAGTTTTGTCAACATTAAAACCAATTCcatagattttaaatttatatgagGATAACAAAGATCTAAAAGATTACGAAGAGCTCCAGTGGCCTTCAGTACTAAGAACTCTCATCTGTCAGACAGATGCCATTTCCTTCAACCTTGAAATGCTGCTTTATTACCGAAGACATAATATATGTGGATCAATTGCATAGCATTGTTCTAGCTTTATCTGCAGTCTCCTCCGTGTGACAATGTGTGATTACATGCAAACAGTTATGCACTTGGGTGAAGCTGCAACAGTAAATGACGGTGAGTTAATAGCAGACCTATTTGGAGCTGTTGGCAAGGTGTGGAAAATGGACGAGAAATTGTCTGATGCTGCTGGTGCTGTTGGGTATGTGCATGTCTTGTTATAATTAAAAGATCAGACATGTAAACTGGGCACTATTATACCATTAGAGTTTGGAAAGGCATCCTCTTGCATAAGCATctcttatatatttttttcaaaaaagaaataacTGAATGGATAGAGACTCACATTGACAGAAGTCCGTCAAATTTAGTGGTTTTTtccttggacaattttgcagtGGTGCTGGTACAGCATTTGCGTATATAGCAATAGAAGCTATGGCTGATGGAGGTGTAGTTGCAGGCTTACCACGAGAAATTTGTCTGAGTCTTGCTTCTCAAGCTGTAAGTGGAATCTGTACTGATTATGTTTTTTCGAGATTGTCTATGCTGGGTACTCGATGTATGTTTCTGAAAACAATTCAATATTTCTATAAGTGAAGATAGCTAGAAAGCTCCAGACTTGTACTTTCGGATTCACAGAGCACTTTATGGTGAGGGGTTATACAAGCATATGGATTTTCTCTTGCCTCTGTTTTAGCAGCAATAACCCCTAGAAGCACGTATTTATGGTGAGGGGTTATACAATTCAATATTTCTATAAGTTAAGATTCTTGTTGCTCTATAGACGCGtgaaaaattaaaagtttaaaCAAGGGAAACATGCACAAATAGATCCGGTTACAAATTTAATTCAAAAATTGAATTGGGAGCAACATTAAACAAACAATAAGTGGTATATAAACCACATGATCATAGTAGTTGCCATTTTCCACCAAAGTAAAAACCTCAGGCAGGCTCATGATATGCCATGCGCTTTGCCTACGGAAATTATATTGTTTACGACCTGAGGAGATGTCCCAGGATTATGAACTATTGTTGGCCTCTGATGTATAATCTCTCATTTCTGTTTCTCTTGTGTTGTGCCAAAGTTCTATGGAGCAGCAGCCATGGTGATGAAAACAGGAAAACATCCAGGTCAGCTGAAAGACCAAGTTGCTTCACCTGGAGGAATCACCATTGCCGGGATTCATGAACTTGAGAAGGGCGCACTTCGCGCAAGCATGATGGACACGGTTGTTGCTGCTACTAAGCGTAGCCATGAGATGGGTCAATGACTTCGCTTTCCGCATGTTAATTTTGCCAAGGTAGGGTTCCATACGTCGCGTCGTGACAAGTAAAATTGATCTGTATGCTGGGGAATCATTCACATAAAATTTGTACCAGGTTGCTCATTGTATGACTCCTACTTTTCTGCATTGGGTTGAAGTGAAGTGGATTTTTCGTCTCCCAGTTAGGGATGGGAAACGAttatggcgggcgggtaaccgcggttatttatcgATAACCATTTATTCTCATAcccgtataaccgtttacccgttgggtaattgtctaaacggttatacccatacccataactgtttataAACGATTAATCATActcataaccgtgtacccatttaactgtaaccgtttagtacccgtttacccatttattatttttaaacccgtttctcctttcttttttgtcatttactcatttttcacccgtctacatgtttttttaacaacttgaaaattaaaaaagaaaaatttgtcataattttgtttttctaacaattaaacaccgttataggtacattcatcatacatttccgcattttaatttttaagtccatatatcattccaataattaaaataatagtttacaaacaatatttttaactgttagcaATGAagataatataaaatttgctaagtattcttgggttatgaaaactgttaaaagacagtattcttgggttatttGACTCggaatgtaaaatattaacataatatatataatgaaccatgaaatttaaattggttaaggaaaactatgttatattagctatagaaatcatgcactatagtcaatagcattgatttaagttttgtccgatagggaacatgatttgtgttaattttacatatataaaataaatgggtaaattgttacccgtttataaccgcggttaatacccataaccgcccatttaaatttcgtgggtaaacggttatacctataactgtttatttatctaaacggttacccataaccgatgggtatttgcccatccctactccCAGTGCATGAATGTATATTTGAATGCTATGTGAACAAAGTTGATTCTCTCAAAGTATATCTTATAAAAATAATTGTAGATCTTCTGCTTTAATAACGTGTCAAGTTAGAGTAATCACCGCAAAAACAATTGACAACGAGTTCAAATCCTCAAGTTTTAGGATTCATTTGATAACCATGTCGTTCTTGTATGTCTTTTAGATATGAAGTAGACTGAGGAAAAAGAGAGGTGAAGTGGTGATAGGGATGGCAAGAAATAAAGAGGAAAAGAATGAAATTCTTAGAATCCTACGTATCATATAGGGGTGGGCGCAGGTTGGTTTGGATTGGTTTTGGGTCAAAACCGACATAGTCGGTTTGACCAAAATTGCAAACCGAAACCACCGATCAAGTTGGTTAATCGAATGTGGCGGGTTGGTTtggattgattttcaatttgtgTGAAgacgaaaataaataataaatttctcTTCCAAAAGCTACAGAATATAGCATCAATATGAGTGATTGCTCAAATGAAAGCACAAATGAAGGAGTCCAAGGAGTGCATCAAAGCAGCAGCTACTGAGTTCTCCAAACGGTGCCCCTATTCTTCTCGAAAAGGACTCTTAAACTAATCAGGTTTTGTTTTCATGTAGTGGAAACACGGTAACTCGTAAATAACTAACTATTTATATTACTACACGAATTatttatgattaaaaaaatttaaatatatgcgGGTCGGTTCGGTTAATCGACCATTTTGTGAACCGATTGCCAAACCAATTAAGGTCGGTGCGGTTCAATTTAAccaccgaaaattaaaaaacaaaataaaaaaccaaaccaaaccaaattgtCGGTACGGTTCGGGAGGTTcaatcgatttttttttttcaatgcccAGCCCTAGTATCAAACATGTCCAAagtgaaatttgatttttaatttttagttctCTTTTTGTGTGTCAGTCTTTGTTCCAGTTATTCTACACCTCTAGTACCATTCTTTCTCTACTCTTCTACTTTCCTAATTTTTCTTATGtatatttattcaattttaacacaaaaataaaaaaaactaaaatcgcAACAATTATCAATCACAACCCTTTTTGAGGTGATTAAACCCCATAATAGACTTGTGGAGGATTTTGTATAGAGAAATGCTAGCAAACTTCTCACTTACCTTCATTAGCAcgcaaaattaaaattataattgcttaaaatttaaattttaggtaAAATTGAGTGTTAGTGGAATCTACTTGTCATGACGAGAAAGTGAGAATGTAGATCTGAGAAGTAAAAGAGAACCGAGAAGGTTGGGTTTAAGGATTTCTATCGCTTCACTTGCACGTGCAAAACAGAAAGATGAAACGCAAACGCATAAATAAATCCAACGTCAGAACAGAAGACACGTGTTCAAATCATTATCTCCACCACCAGATCCTGACACGTGTCATCAAATCCGATACCAAATCTAATCTCCTTTTGTTCCGCGCCGGAGGATCTTTCCAAATCAAATCTCCCTCCCGCTTCGAGAAAACGTAACAAACTGAACCAGTCCCCGGCAGCGTAGTGAGAAAAATACGAC is part of the Malus domestica chromosome 12, GDT2T_hap1 genome and encodes:
- the LOC114819984 gene encoding pyrroline-5-carboxylate reductase-like; translated protein: MHLGEAATVNDGELIADLFGAVGKVWKMDEKLSDAAGAVGGAGTAFAYIAIEAMADGGVVAGLPREICLSLASQAFYGAAAMVMKTGKHPGQLKDQVASPGGITIAGIHELEKGALRASMMDTVVAATKRSHEMGQ